A stretch of Paenibacillus peoriae DNA encodes these proteins:
- a CDS encoding cobalt-precorrin-5B (C(1))-methyltransferase, protein MEKEAASADKPKRMKSGEAPAPDKPMRSGFTTGACAAAVAKGAVQLLITGIPPKEAVISLPAGFDQAFELIEPVLDADEASCTTIKDGGDDPDATHQARIVASVSWRQEPGIELDGGIGVGRVTKPGLPVPVGEAAINPVPRRMITEAVTGVLEEHGSAKGVRVVISVPDGEEIAKKTLNGRLGILGGISILGTRGVVVPFSTSAYKASVVQAISVAQAMNCQEIVLTTGGSSEKYAMQMYDQLTEEAFIQMGDFVGFAIKHGKRLGMKKIILVGMPGKLSKVAQGIMMVHSKSAPVDFGFLARVAREAGVDESLATAVAEANTATQVADMMTEANALSFFEKLCTYGCQHCLEHAGGGIVVEMVLVTLKGNVLGRARVGE, encoded by the coding sequence ATGGAAAAGGAAGCGGCGTCCGCCGACAAGCCCAAACGGATGAAAAGCGGTGAAGCTCCCGCACCGGACAAGCCAATGCGGTCAGGCTTTACGACAGGAGCTTGTGCGGCTGCAGTAGCCAAAGGAGCGGTACAACTACTCATCACGGGCATTCCGCCGAAGGAAGCAGTGATATCGCTGCCCGCGGGCTTCGATCAGGCGTTTGAGCTGATTGAGCCTGTGTTGGACGCGGACGAAGCTTCCTGCACGACGATCAAGGACGGTGGCGATGACCCAGATGCCACGCATCAGGCGAGAATTGTCGCGTCCGTTAGCTGGCGCCAGGAGCCGGGCATTGAACTAGACGGTGGCATCGGCGTGGGGCGGGTAACGAAGCCCGGTCTGCCTGTGCCTGTCGGAGAAGCAGCGATTAACCCGGTGCCGCGCCGGATGATTACGGAGGCTGTGACAGGTGTGCTTGAGGAGCACGGATCGGCCAAAGGTGTCCGTGTCGTCATCAGCGTACCGGATGGTGAAGAAATTGCCAAGAAAACGCTGAACGGTCGGCTTGGCATTCTTGGCGGTATTTCCATACTAGGCACGCGTGGTGTGGTCGTTCCGTTTTCCACGTCAGCTTATAAAGCCAGTGTCGTGCAGGCCATATCAGTTGCGCAAGCGATGAACTGCCAGGAAATCGTCCTGACCACAGGCGGCAGCAGTGAAAAATACGCCATGCAAATGTATGATCAGCTGACGGAAGAGGCCTTTATTCAGATGGGGGACTTTGTTGGCTTTGCTATAAAGCATGGGAAACGGCTGGGAATGAAAAAGATTATTCTCGTCGGTATGCCCGGTAAGCTGTCCAAGGTCGCTCAAGGTATCATGATGGTTCACTCCAAGAGCGCTCCGGTAGATTTTGGATTTTTGGCCAGGGTTGCGCGTGAAGCAGGGGTGGACGAGTCGCTTGCAACGGCAGTGGCTGAGGCGAATACAGCTACGCAGGTGGCGGATATGATGACCGAAGCGAATGCGCTGAGCTTTTTTGAAAAGTTATGTACCTATGGGTGTCAGCATTGTCTGGAGCATGCAGGTGGTGGAATCGTTGTGGAAATGGTACTGGTAACGCTGAAAGGGAACGTGCTGGGGAGGGCGAGAGTCGGTGAGTAG
- a CDS encoding precorrin-8X methylmutase, whose translation MDFKTEFKPLTVQPQEIEGKSFEMITEELGEHPFTAEQYPVVQRVIHASADFELGRSMVFHPKAIEAGVAAIRAGQQVVADVQMIQAGLSKDRIRQFGGDVHVYISDPDVMEEAKRLNTTRAIISMRKAIQASEGGIYAIGNAPTALLELIRLVKEGAAKPGLVIGMPVGFVSAAESKDELRKLDIPFITNIGRKGGSTIVVAALNAISLMAVR comes from the coding sequence ATGGATTTTAAAACAGAATTTAAACCGCTAACGGTACAGCCGCAGGAGATTGAAGGCAAAAGCTTCGAGATGATCACAGAAGAACTGGGAGAGCATCCTTTTACAGCAGAGCAATATCCCGTTGTACAGCGTGTCATTCATGCATCTGCTGATTTTGAGCTGGGCCGCAGCATGGTGTTTCATCCAAAAGCGATTGAAGCCGGGGTTGCAGCTATTCGCGCAGGACAGCAGGTAGTGGCAGATGTGCAAATGATTCAAGCGGGGCTGAGCAAGGATCGTATTCGTCAATTTGGCGGGGATGTGCATGTGTACATATCTGACCCTGACGTCATGGAAGAAGCGAAAAGGCTGAATACGACACGCGCCATTATTTCGATGCGCAAAGCGATTCAGGCGAGCGAAGGTGGTATCTATGCGATTGGTAATGCGCCGACAGCGTTGCTGGAGCTGATTCGTCTGGTGAAAGAAGGAGCGGCCAAGCCCGGACTGGTGATTGGCATGCCCGTAGGCTTCGTATCGGCGGCAGAATCCAAGGACGAGCTGCGCAAGCTGGATATTCCGTTCATTACGAATATTGGACGCAAGGGCGGCAGTACAATTGTCGTAGCAGCATTGAATGCGATCTCCTTAATGGCTGTCCGCTAG
- the cobK gene encoding precorrin-6A reductase, which yields MIFMLCGTSDARELALQIRDNGFNVLTSVVTESAAASLSEAGLDVRTGRMTADEMAAMIRELGIQAVVDASHPFAEEAHANAMTAARESGVPYIRYERTGLVYDNHPLLHIVSSYEEAALEAKQLKGSVMLTTGSKTLGTFTKHLLGDPEIRLVIRMLPRLDNMEKCGELGMEQKNIIAMQGPFSREMNEALYKHYGTTVMVTKESGSTGAVDEKVQSALELGIHVLLISRPEVEFGTVFDHFDGVINALRTAKEKTSI from the coding sequence ATGATATTCATGCTATGCGGAACGAGCGATGCACGGGAATTGGCGCTGCAAATCCGTGACAATGGCTTCAACGTATTGACCTCAGTCGTAACCGAAAGCGCGGCAGCCAGCTTGTCTGAAGCGGGACTAGACGTACGTACAGGCCGAATGACAGCCGATGAAATGGCTGCAATGATTCGGGAGCTTGGAATACAGGCGGTTGTTGATGCCAGTCATCCTTTTGCAGAAGAAGCACATGCGAATGCGATGACAGCCGCTCGCGAGTCCGGGGTTCCTTATATTCGCTATGAGCGGACAGGACTTGTATATGACAATCATCCGTTGCTCCACATCGTGTCTTCCTATGAAGAAGCCGCATTAGAAGCGAAGCAACTCAAAGGTTCTGTAATGCTTACGACGGGCAGTAAGACGCTCGGCACGTTCACCAAGCATTTACTCGGAGACCCGGAGATTCGTCTGGTTATACGCATGCTGCCGCGCCTGGACAATATGGAGAAATGCGGCGAACTGGGCATGGAGCAAAAAAATATTATTGCCATGCAGGGACCCTTTTCCCGCGAGATGAACGAAGCATTGTACAAGCACTATGGCACGACCGTGATGGTCACCAAGGAAAGCGGAAGCACGGGAGCAGTGGATGAAAAGGTTCAATCTGCATTGGAGCTGGGGATTCACGTACTTTTGATTTCCAGGCCGGAAGTGGAATTTGGCACAGTATTTGATCATTTCGACGGAGTCATCAACGCACTGCGTACAGCAAAAGAGAAAACTTCAATTTGA
- a CDS encoding sirohydrochlorin chelatase produces MDAILLVGHGSRDPEGNQELLEFTQAVADRVPDMCVETCFLELARPSIADGMQTCVEKGATRVVLIPIILFAAVHAKIDIPMAIDRAKAKYPQVEFVYGRPIGVHEKIVSILQSRLKEARPVAVPAGMNSAVEASVEVSDEETAVLVLGRGSSDPDANSDFFKITRMLWEKLPYTWVESSFIGVTQPSFPDGLERCVRLGAKKIIVLPYFLFTGVLIKRIGEMTQEFAEAHPALQVEMGGYFGFHPQLVELVLERAKEGLFGKVTANCDNCQFRLEAQEHHHHHHDHDHDHDHDHHHEHEHEHEHHHHHHAHEHDHHDHHTHSHDHTHEHVHAHSHDDHDHHHEHSHTPSVVNGSGQVKSS; encoded by the coding sequence GTGGATGCAATATTGTTGGTTGGACATGGAAGTCGGGACCCGGAGGGGAACCAGGAACTGCTGGAATTTACACAGGCAGTGGCAGATCGGGTACCGGATATGTGCGTGGAAACCTGTTTCTTGGAGCTGGCACGTCCCAGCATTGCTGATGGGATGCAAACTTGTGTGGAGAAAGGGGCGACGCGTGTCGTTCTTATTCCGATTATCTTGTTCGCAGCGGTACATGCCAAAATTGATATTCCGATGGCTATTGACCGGGCAAAGGCGAAATATCCGCAGGTGGAATTTGTATACGGACGTCCGATTGGTGTTCACGAGAAAATCGTCAGCATTCTGCAAAGTCGCTTGAAAGAGGCCCGGCCGGTTGCAGTTCCAGCGGGGATGAATAGCGCTGTAGAGGCATCTGTCGAAGTATCTGACGAGGAAACGGCGGTACTTGTATTAGGACGCGGAAGTAGCGATCCAGATGCGAACAGTGACTTTTTCAAAATCACCCGTATGCTGTGGGAGAAGCTTCCTTATACATGGGTAGAGAGCAGTTTTATCGGTGTGACGCAGCCTTCCTTTCCCGATGGATTGGAGCGTTGTGTACGATTGGGGGCCAAAAAGATTATCGTGCTTCCCTATTTTCTGTTCACGGGTGTGCTGATTAAACGCATCGGAGAAATGACCCAGGAATTTGCCGAGGCTCACCCTGCATTACAAGTGGAGATGGGCGGATATTTTGGTTTCCATCCTCAATTGGTTGAACTGGTGCTGGAGCGAGCTAAGGAAGGTTTGTTCGGCAAGGTTACAGCCAATTGTGATAACTGCCAGTTCCGCCTGGAGGCGCAGGAGCACCACCATCATCACCACGATCATGACCACGATCATGACCACGATCATCATCATGAACATGAACATGAACATGAACATCACCACCACCATCATGCACATGAGCACGACCATCATGATCACCATACACACAGCCACGATCACACTCATGAGCATGTCCATGCTCACAGCCATGATGACCATGATCACCATCACGAGCATTCACATACGCCATCTGTAGTGAATGGAAGCGGGCAGGTGAAGAGCTCATGA
- the cobJ gene encoding precorrin-3B C(17)-methyltransferase, translated as MSPLGKLLVIGFGPGDMEHITKRALDALDESEVIIGYNTYVDLIRPLLNGQEIVRTGMTEEVSRAQEAVRQAEMGKKVAVISSGDAGVYGMAGLVYEVLMQKGWRREGGVEVEVVPGISAIQSCASLLGAPVMHDACTISLSDHLTPWETIVKRVEAAASADFVIALYNPRSGRRTRQIVETQSILLRYRDPQTPVGLVKSAYRERQQVIVTTLEDMLNHDIGMLTTVIIGNSSTMVYDGLIVTPRGYQRKYTLDATEQALKPHQRLRTEAEPWSLGAQEGTPQAGAAPTTPAGPSASGAAVATQARPQAMAAVQATTAVQTGTAPASLAAEALSRLAVGGKLPGEANARWSGQAPTAKSTAGTSAVAGAGAAAGMATGGFGKPALFEVGVSPGVGNKKFTARQMALLAEVAGDDGELEYTPDHQIVLRVPCADPEELVGRLRDERFIVMPVGDVFKVKACDFCNMEKDDAVPVAEHLQVVLGGLQAPKETSIALNGCGMACYGAVLEDIGIVYRKGGYDLFLGGKKFGRNAHAAQPVAEGIPGDQITDIVENVIAEYKEKGHPNERFHKFFKRVGVVAGFRHEDAPVTVEVNAVCGD; from the coding sequence ATGAGCCCATTAGGAAAATTGTTGGTGATTGGATTTGGACCAGGAGATATGGAACATATCACAAAACGGGCGCTGGATGCGCTGGACGAAAGTGAGGTCATTATCGGCTACAATACCTACGTTGATTTGATCCGTCCGCTGTTGAACGGACAGGAGATTGTACGCACAGGGATGACAGAGGAAGTGAGCCGTGCGCAGGAGGCGGTTCGCCAAGCAGAGATGGGCAAGAAGGTAGCTGTCATTTCCAGTGGAGATGCGGGAGTCTATGGTATGGCAGGGCTGGTGTACGAAGTGCTGATGCAAAAAGGCTGGCGACGCGAGGGCGGGGTTGAGGTAGAAGTCGTACCGGGGATCTCGGCTATACAGTCCTGTGCTTCACTGTTGGGGGCGCCAGTGATGCATGATGCGTGCACGATTAGTCTGAGTGATCATCTGACCCCGTGGGAAACGATCGTAAAGCGTGTAGAAGCTGCGGCTTCGGCTGATTTTGTGATTGCATTATACAACCCGCGCAGTGGTCGGCGTACCCGCCAGATTGTGGAGACGCAGTCCATTTTGCTGCGTTACCGTGATCCGCAGACTCCGGTTGGGCTAGTGAAGAGCGCTTATCGTGAACGTCAGCAAGTTATTGTAACGACGCTGGAAGATATGCTGAACCATGACATCGGGATGCTGACGACTGTAATCATCGGCAATTCCTCGACGATGGTGTATGACGGTTTGATCGTGACTCCGCGCGGATATCAGCGCAAATACACGTTGGATGCGACCGAGCAGGCGCTCAAGCCGCATCAGCGTCTCCGCACGGAAGCGGAGCCGTGGTCGCTGGGAGCGCAAGAGGGTACACCGCAGGCAGGAGCAGCCCCGACTACGCCCGCTGGACCCTCCGCGAGCGGCGCTGCGGTTGCGACGCAGGCACGCCCGCAAGCGATGGCTGCTGTGCAGGCAACAACTGCTGTGCAAACCGGCACGGCCCCGGCATCGCTGGCGGCAGAGGCGCTAAGCCGCCTCGCTGTCGGCGGTAAGCTGCCTGGCGAAGCCAACGCTCGCTGGAGCGGGCAAGCGCCTACCGCCAAGAGCACCGCCGGAACGTCGGCGGTGGCCGGAGCAGGGGCCGCGGCCGGGATGGCGACAGGCGGCTTTGGCAAGCCTGCGCTGTTTGAGGTGGGTGTTTCCCCGGGTGTGGGAAACAAGAAATTCACCGCTCGCCAGATGGCGCTGCTCGCCGAGGTAGCGGGTGATGATGGCGAGCTGGAATACACGCCGGATCATCAGATCGTGCTGCGCGTGCCGTGTGCAGACCCCGAGGAACTGGTCGGGCGGCTGCGGGATGAACGATTCATTGTCATGCCGGTTGGCGATGTGTTTAAGGTAAAGGCGTGCGACTTCTGCAATATGGAGAAGGATGACGCTGTGCCTGTGGCTGAGCATTTACAGGTTGTACTTGGTGGATTACAGGCACCCAAGGAAACGAGCATTGCTTTGAACGGATGCGGTATGGCCTGCTATGGAGCCGTACTAGAGGATATCGGAATCGTCTATCGCAAGGGTGGGTACGATCTCTTCCTCGGTGGCAAAAAATTCGGCCGCAATGCTCATGCCGCTCAGCCTGTAGCGGAAGGAATTCCGGGTGATCAAATTACGGACATCGTGGAGAACGTCATCGCTGAATATAAGGAAAAAGGGCATCCGAATGAGCGCTTTCATAAATTTTTTAAGCGTGTAGGTGTCGTTGCGGGGTTCCGGCATGAAGATGCACCAGTAACGGTAGAAGTGAATGCGGTTTGTGGTGATTAA
- a CDS encoding TIGR00730 family Rossman fold protein, protein MNSICVFAGSRPGHLSVYVEAAGKLGEAMARHHIRLIYGGSSRGLMGEVADGMLAGDGQVTGIMPTLLFDAEIIHRGVTEFIEVASMHERKAAMSEMADAFIALPGGLGTFEELFEVLCWAQIGIHRKPIGLLNVNGYFDPLVEMVRHSVQEGFTGSEHPALLSISADPDELLHMLKNKAQNLK, encoded by the coding sequence ATGAATTCTATTTGCGTATTTGCCGGGTCCAGACCTGGACATTTATCGGTATATGTTGAGGCAGCAGGCAAACTGGGAGAAGCCATGGCTCGCCATCATATCCGTCTGATCTATGGCGGCTCTAGCAGGGGGCTAATGGGAGAGGTGGCAGATGGAATGCTGGCGGGTGACGGTCAGGTCACTGGCATTATGCCCACCCTGTTATTTGATGCAGAGATCATTCATCGGGGAGTTACCGAATTTATTGAGGTAGCAAGCATGCATGAGCGTAAAGCGGCAATGAGCGAGATGGCCGATGCTTTTATTGCCCTTCCGGGTGGTTTGGGAACCTTTGAAGAGCTGTTCGAGGTACTATGCTGGGCGCAAATCGGCATTCATCGCAAGCCCATTGGGCTGCTGAATGTGAATGGATATTTTGACCCGTTAGTAGAAATGGTGCGTCATAGTGTGCAAGAGGGGTTTACCGGGAGTGAGCATCCAGCGCTACTGAGCATCTCCGCAGACCCGGACGAATTGCTACATATGTTAAAAAATAAAGCACAGAACTTGAAATAA